The sequence below is a genomic window from Cryobacterium arcticum.
TGCGGCCAGACGCCGCTCGGCCACGCTGCCGACGGCGCTGCTGGTGTCGAGGTAGACCTTCAGCTTGGGCTCCGTGCCGCTCGGGCGCACCATCACGCGGGACCCGTCGGTGAGCACGATGCGCAGCACGTCGCTCGGCGGCAGGCCGTTGAAGCCCTGCGAGAGGTCGTCGATGTGGTCGACCCGGCTGCTGCCGATCATCGCCGGCGGGCTGTCGCGCAGGCGCGCCATCACCCGGTCGATCTCGGTGAGGTCGGTGACCCGCACGGAGATCTGGCCGGAGGCGAAGTGCCCGAACTTCTCCGAGAAGGCGTCCAGGTGCTCCGCAAGGGTGGAGCCGTCGGCCTTGAGGTCGCTCACCAGCGACAGCAGGGCGACCGCGGCTGAGATGCCGTCCTTGTCGCGCACGGTGCCCGGGTTCACCAGATAGCCCAGGGCCTCCTCGAAACCGAAGATCAGCCCGGGGGCGCGGGAGACCCATTTGAAGCCCGTGAGGGTGTCGGCGAAGGCCAGTCCGTAGGCATCCGCCACGGCCTTGAGGGCCGGGGTCGACACGATCGAGCAGGCCAGGGTGCCGTTGGCGCCGCCGTCACCCGGGGCGTTCTGGGCCTCGACGGCCGCGCGCCAGCCGAGGATCGCGCCGATCTCATTGCCGCTCAGGCGCCGGTAGCCCTCGGCCGCGTCGGCGTCGGGGATGGCGATGGCGAGCCTGTCGGCATCCGGGTCGTTGGCGATGATGAGTTCGGCGCCCACCTCGCGGGCGGTCTCGTAGGCGAGGTCCATCGCGCCGGGTTCCTCAGGGTTGGGGAAGGCGACGGTGGGGAAAGCCGAGTCGGGGGCGATCTGCGCGTCGACGAGGGTCGGCAACGCGAATCCGGCGGCGTCGAGCACCCGGCGGGTGGTGTCCCAGCCCACGCCGTGCAGGGCAGTGTAGACGGCGTTGACCTGCGCGCGCGGCGGCCGGGCGATGGCGGCGGTGGCGTCGACGTAGGCCTGCACGACGGACTCCGGGGCGGTCTCGTACGCCGCGCGGGGCAGGTCGGAGACCAGGAGGGTGTCGGCCACCCGTTGGATCTGGGCGGCGATGGCCACGTCGTCGGGGGAGACGATCTGGGAGCCCGCATCGGCGTCGCCGAGGTAGACCTTGTAGCCGTTGTCGTTGGGCGGGTTGTGCGAGGCGGTCACCATCACACCG
It includes:
- a CDS encoding phospho-sugar mutase; the encoded protein is MGELILTATAWLAQDPDPETRAELRVLLQQAQDRDPAAVADLHSRFDERLAFGTAGLRGEIAAGSNRMNRVLVSQAAAGLAAFLLEQAPTVRPGGIPSVVIGYDGRRNSHVFATDTAAIMAGAGVRAILLPRLLPTPVLAFAVRYLGASAGVMVTASHNPPNDNGYKVYLGDADAGSQIVSPDDVAIAAQIQRVADTLLVSDLPRAAYETAPESVVQAYVDATAAIARPPRAQVNAVYTALHGVGWDTTRRVLDAAGFALPTLVDAQIAPDSAFPTVAFPNPEEPGAMDLAYETAREVGAELIIANDPDADRLAIAIPDADAAEGYRRLSGNEIGAILGWRAAVEAQNAPGDGGANGTLACSIVSTPALKAVADAYGLAFADTLTGFKWVSRAPGLIFGFEEALGYLVNPGTVRDKDGISAAVALLSLVSDLKADGSTLAEHLDAFSEKFGHFASGQISVRVTDLTEIDRVMARLRDSPPAMIGSSRVDHIDDLSQGFNGLPPSDVLRIVLTDGSRVMVRPSGTEPKLKVYLDTSSAVGSVAERRLAASDALAELDRGMRALIG